Genomic window (Kosakonia sp. BYX6):
TTTGTAATCCACTCATTGAACTATGCCTTTCCTTGCTTCAATTGCATCAGGCTAAGAAATTGTGTATCCGCTTATAATTCCTGAATCGCGTTGTAGGCTCTTGATGTCGCGAGACAGGCCTGACGGACAAAATCTTATCTCTTCATTCATAGACGGAATTGATAGCGTGAAAATTCTTGTTACAGGCGGCGCCGGTTTTATCGGTTCTGCGGTTATCCGACATATCATTCAACATACCCGCGACGCCGTGGTAAACGTTGATAAATTAACCTATGCCGGCAATCTGGAGTCTCTCGCTGAGGTTTCAGAGAGCGACCGTTATGCTTTTGAGCATGCCGATATCTGTGATGCCGTCCAAATGGCGCGTATTTTCGCTGAACATAAACCGGATGCTGTCATGCATCTTGCCGCAGAGAGCCATGTTGATCGTTCTATCTCTGGTCCGGCGGCCTTTATTGAAACCAATATCGTCGGTACTTACGTCTTACTTGAAGCGGCTCGCAATTACTGGTTAACCTTGCGCGATGAGTCGAAAAAAGCTTTTCGTTTTCACCATATTTCGACGGATGAAGTCTACGGCGATTTGCCGCATCCGGACGAACATCCCCAGGTGCTGCCACTGTTTACTGAAACAACGGCTTACGCGCCAAGCAGTCCATACTCCGCATCGAAAGCGTCCAGCGATCACCTTGTTCGCGCCTGGCTGCGAACATACGGTCTGCCAACCATCGTGACCAATTGCTCCAACAATTACGGCCCTTATCATTTCCCGGAAAAACTAATCCCGCTGATTATTCTCAATGCGCTTGAAGGCAAGGCGTTGCCGGTTTATGGCAAAGGCGATCAAATACGCGATTGGCTTTATGTCGAAGATCACGCCCGCGCGCTGTACACCGTGGTGACAGAAGGCGTGGCTGGTGAGACCTACAACATTGGCGGCTATAACGAAAAACAGAACCTTGATGTTGTGTACACCATCTGCGATCTGCTTGATGAAATGGTGCCGAAAGCTGTTTCCTACCGCGCCCAAATTACGTTTGTCGCCGATCGCCCCGGACACGACAGGCGCTATGCGATTGACGCCAGCAAAATCGGCCGGGAACTGGGCTGGAAGCCGCAAGAAACATTCGAATCCGGCATCCGTAAAACCGTGCAGTGGTTTCTGGATAACGCTCGCTGGGTCGAAAATGTAAAAAGTGGCGCGTATAAAACCTGGATTGAAGAGAATTACGAGAAACGCTGATGAACATTCTGTTATTCGGTAAGACAGGTCAGGTTGGTTGGGAGCTACAACGCTCTCTGGCTCCGCTGGGCAATCTGATCGCCGTCGATGTCCACTCCACCGATTACTGTGGTGATTTCAGTCATCCTGAGGGTGTGGCAGAGACCGTACGCCGTGTACGCCCGGACGTGATCGTCAACGCGGCTGCCCACACGGCTGTCGATAAGGCCGAATCTGAACGTGAGTTTGCGCAATTACTTAATGCGACCAGTGTCGAAGCGATTGCGAGGGAAGCTGCCGCGCTGAACACATGGGTTGTCCACTATTCAACAGACTATGTTTTTCCTGGAACTGGCGATCGCCCCTGGCGGGAAAGC
Coding sequences:
- the rfbB gene encoding dTDP-glucose 4,6-dehydratase, giving the protein MKILVTGGAGFIGSAVIRHIIQHTRDAVVNVDKLTYAGNLESLAEVSESDRYAFEHADICDAVQMARIFAEHKPDAVMHLAAESHVDRSISGPAAFIETNIVGTYVLLEAARNYWLTLRDESKKAFRFHHISTDEVYGDLPHPDEHPQVLPLFTETTAYAPSSPYSASKASSDHLVRAWLRTYGLPTIVTNCSNNYGPYHFPEKLIPLIILNALEGKALPVYGKGDQIRDWLYVEDHARALYTVVTEGVAGETYNIGGYNEKQNLDVVYTICDLLDEMVPKAVSYRAQITFVADRPGHDRRYAIDASKIGRELGWKPQETFESGIRKTVQWFLDNARWVENVKSGAYKTWIEENYEKR